A DNA window from Theobroma cacao cultivar B97-61/B2 chromosome 5, Criollo_cocoa_genome_V2, whole genome shotgun sequence contains the following coding sequences:
- the LOC18597419 gene encoding probable glutathione peroxidase 2, producing MMHWLRFTNLVSLVFLGFAFFLYFHIYPSSSHQNMAENAPKSVYEFTVKDIRGNDVSLSEYSGKVLLIVNVASKCGLTHSNYKELNVLYEKYKNQGFEILAFPCNQFAGQEPGTNEHIQEVACTMFKAEFPIFDKVEVNGKNSAPLYKFLKSVKGGYFGDAIKWNFTKFLVDKEGKVVERYAPTTSPLKIEKDIQKLLGSS from the exons ATGATGCATTGGCTCAGGTTTACCAATTTGGTTTCGCTTGTATTTCTGGGTTTTGCCTTCTTTCTGTATTTTCACATCTACCCATCTTCTTCCCATCAAAACATGGCAGAAAACGCCCCCAAGTCAGTGTATGAATTCACTGTCAAG GACATTCGCGGAAATGATGTAAGTTTAAGTGAATACAGCGGGAAAGTTCTCCTGATTGTGAATGTTGCTTCAAAATG TGGTTTAACGCACTCAAACTACAAGGAACTCAATGTGTTGtatgaaaaatacaaaaaccAAG GATTTGAGATATTGGCATTTCCTTGCAACCAGTTTGCCGGACAAGAACCAGGTACCAATGAACATATTCAGGAAGTAGCATGCACAATGTTCAAAGCAGAATTCCCAATATTTGATAAG GTTGAGGTAAATGGAAAGAATTCAGCACCTCTTTACAAGTTTCTAAAATCTGTAAAGGGTGGATATTTCGGAGATGCTATCAAGTGGAACTTCACAAAGTTTTTGGTAGATAAAGAAGGGAAAGTTGTGGAGAGATATGCTCCAACTACATCACCTCTCAAAATTGAG AAGGACATACAGAAACTACTAGGATCGTCTTGA
- the LOC18597420 gene encoding pentatricopeptide repeat-containing protein At1g05670, mitochondrial: protein MLRAGRHGGRDLFSNLLKISSCSEFFLHSSPFSSTPRTATNYPLSLTKQLPQVSASKAVSSSAVRSIAALLSAPTVQCKDFDDLLKDYNDKLNSKLVLHILMNYKQLGRVKTLEFFSWAGTQTGFQFDDCVIEYMADFLGRRKLFDDINCLLLTILSHKGGLSCRVFSICIRFLGRQGRVAEALSLFQEMETTFRCKPDNIVCNNILYVLCKKETSGELIDVALTIFHRIDVPDTYSYSNILVGLCKFGRLETALQVFHKMHRAGLVPTRSAVNVLIGQLCLLSAKEGAIEKVRVKNVSRPFTILVPNVSSKKGAIEPAVSVFRKAHDSGLLPSAFVIVQLLSELCRLEKLEEAFKILKVVEQRKMSCLEEGYSVLVQAFCERNLVEKASFLFGRTLSLGVKPKLVVYNSMICMLCKAGILDDAERVFKIMNKERCLPDNVTYNALVNAYCEARNWKAAYSLLTEMLGLGLTPNFHTFTLVDKLLTENGQVDLCFKLEGKLETQILLKHCKVGQLEVAYQKLNLMIGKGFHPPVYVCDAFQQAFQKYGKLKIARELLDKMDKVCKHDEERKN, encoded by the coding sequence ATGCTGCGTGCTGGTAGACATGGAGGTCGCGATTTGTTCTCAAATCTCCTCAAAATCTCATCTTGCTCAGAATTCTTTCTTCACTCTTCTCCATTTTCTTCAACGCCAAGAACCGCCACCAACTATCCCTTATCACTTACCAAGCAATTGCCTCAAGTTTCAGCTTCAAAAGCTGTAAGTTCTTCTGCTGTTCGTTCCATTGCTGCTTTGCTCTCTGCTCCGACCGTCCAATGTAAAGATTTTGATGACTTGTTAAAGGATTATAACGACAAGTTAAATTCAAAACTTGTGCTTCATATTCTGATGAATTATAAGCAGTTAGGTAGAGTTAAAACCTTGGAGTTCTTCTCCTGGGCTGGAACCCAAACGGGTTTCCAGTTTGATGACTGTGTCATTGAGTACATGGCTGATTTCTTGGGTAGGAGGAAGCTCTTTGATGATATCAACTGTCTCTTGCTCACTATCTTGTCTCATAAGGGGGGGCTTTCGTGCCGGGTTTTTTCAATTTGTATTAGGTTTTTGGGTAGGCAGGGGAGGGTTGCAGAAGCCCTTTCTCTGTTTCAAGAAATGGAAACTACATTTAGGTGTAAACCTGATAATATTGTCTGTAACAATATTCTCTATGTGCTTTGCAAGAAGGAGACATCTGGGGAACTGATTGATGTTGCCCTCACTATTTTTCACAGGATTGATGTTCCCGATACCTATTCATATAGTAATATTCTTGTTGGTTTATGTAAATTTGGTAGGCTTGAGACTGCCCTCCAGGTTTTTCACAAAATGCATAGAGCGGGTTTGGTCCCGACCAGGTCAGCAGTGAATGTTCTTATTGGGCAGTTGTGTTTGTTAAGTGCTAAGGAAGGAGCAATTGAGAAAGTTAGAGTGAAAAATGTTTCTAGACCATTTACAATTTTGGTTCCAAATGTGAGCTCAAAGAAGGGTGCTATAGAGCCTGCAGTTTCTGTGTTTCGGAAAGCTCATGATTCGGGTTTGTTACCTAGTGCTTTTGTTATAGTTCAGCTTCTGTCAGAGCTATGTAGATTGGAGAAGTTGGAAGAAGCATTTAAGATTCTGAAGGTTGTTGAGCAGAGAAAGATGAGTTGCTTGGAAGAGGGCTATTCTGTTCTTGTGCAAGCTTTCTGTGAACGTAATTTGGTCGAGAAAGCTAGCTTTTTGTTTGGGAGAACGCTATCCCTTGGTGTGAAGCCAAAGTTGGTTGTTTATAACTCCATGATTTGCATGCTATGCAAAGCAGGAATTTTGGATGATGCTGAAAGGGTGTTCAAGATTATGAACAAAGAGAGATGTCTTCCTGATAATGTAACCTATAATGCTCTAGTCAATGCTTATTGTGAAGCAAGGAATTGGAAAGCTGCTTACAGTTTGTTGACAGAAATGTTGGGCCtgggtttgactccaaattttCACACATTTACTTTGGTGGACAAACTTTTGACGGAAAATGGGCAGGTGGATTTGTGTTTCAAATTGGAAGGTAAATTGGAAACACAGATCTTGCTCAAGCACTGTAAAGTTGGTCAATTGGAAGTTGCTTATCAGAAACTGAACTTGATGATTGGAAAAGGTTTCCACCCACCAGTGTATGTATGTGATGCTTTCCAACAGGCATTTCAAAAGTATGGTAAGTTGAAAATAGCTCGTGAATTGCTTGACAAGATGGATAAAGTTTGCAAGCATGACGAGGAGAGAAAAAACTAG
- the LOC18597421 gene encoding uncharacterized protein LOC18597421, translating to MVGSSSQTESWVSIRNSIYQAQEEETTTAAAESFVDQERREWTKIDQDDDDDDSSNNEDKIGKKKKKNQVLLEGYVEALDKEDDLTRTKSLTDEDLDELKGCLDLGFGFSYEEIPELCNTLPALELCYSMSQKYLDEHQKSPDPSPDTTAETVSSPIANWKISSPGDHPEDVKARLKFWAQAVACTVKLCS from the exons ATGGTGGGATCTTCATCTCAAACAGAATCATGGGTTTCCATCAGGAACTCAATCTACCAAGCCCAAGAAGAGGAAACGACGACAGCAGCCGCGGAGAGCTTCGTCGATCAGGAACGTCGAGAATGGACCAAGATCGATCAAGACGACGACGACGACGACAGCAGCAACAACGAAGATAAGATCggcaagaagaagaagaagaatcaGGTGTTGCTGGAGGGGTACGTGGAGGCGTTGGATAAGGAGGATGATTTGACGAGGACAAAGAGCTTGACAGACGAAGATCTCGACGAACTGAAAGGGTGTTTGGATCTGGGGTTCGGATTCAGCTACGAAGAAATTCCTGAGCTTTGCAACACCTTGCCTGCGCTCGAGCTATGTTACTCTATGTCTCAGAAGTACTTGGACGAGCACCAGAAGTCCCCTGATCCATCTCCAGACACCACCGCCGAAACCGTCTCCAGCCCCATCGCCAATTGGAAGATCTCCAGTCCTG GTGACCATCCAGAAGATGTTAAAGCAAGGCTCAAATTCTGGGCACAGGCTGTGGCTTGCACTGTTAAATTATGCAGCTGA
- the LOC18597422 gene encoding inositol transporter 1 isoform X2 — protein MTQETIVSMALVGAMIGAASGGWINDAYGRKKATLLADVVFTAGAIVMAVAPDPYILIMGRFLVGLGVGTASVTAPVYIAEASPSEIRGGLVSTNVLMITGGQFLSYLVNLAFTQVQGTWRWMLGVSAVPAVIQFALMLCLPESPRWLFMKNDEAQAITVLSKIYDLARLEDEIDHLSASLEEERQKKNTVKYMDVFKSKEMRLAFLAGAGLQALQQFTGINTVMYYSPTIVQMAGFTSNQLALLLSLIVAAMNAAGTVLGIYLIDHVGRKKLALSSLSGVIISLLILSGAFFAQSSGSSSGLFGWAAVLGLALYIAFFSPGMGPVPWTVNSEIYPEQYRGMCGGMSATVNWVSNLIVAQTFLSVAEAAGTASTFLILAGIAVLAVVFVIMFVPETQGLTFVEVEQIWKERAWGSSYNIESLLEQENQS, from the exons ATGACACAG GAAACAATTGTCAGCATGGCCTTGGTTGGGGCAATGATTGGAGCTGCATCAGGGGGCTGGATTAATGATGCTTATGGACGCAAGAAAGCTACTCTTCTTGCTGATGTGGTATTTACAGCTGGAGCTATTGTCATGGCTGTTGCACCTGATCCATATATCCTGATAATGGGGCGATTTTTGGTTGGCCTAGGTGTTGGTACAGCATCTGTTACTGCTCCTGTTTACATTGCTGAAGCTTCTCCTTCAGAAATAAGGGGTGGACTAGTGAGCACAAATGTGCTTATGATAACTGGTGGACAGTTTCTTTCCTACCTTGTAAATCTTGCTTTTACACAG GTTCAAGGAACGTGGAGGTGGATGCTCGGTGTTTCTGCCGTGCCAGCAGTCATTCAGTTCGCCCTTATGCTTTGTTTGCCCGAATCTCCTAGATGGCTTTTTATGAAG AATGATGAAGCTCAAGCTATAACTGTGCTTTCTAAAATATATGACCTAGCACGGTTAGAGGATGAAATTGATCACCTATCTGCTTCTTTAGAGGAAGAACGCCAGAAAAAGAATACTGTTAAGTACATggatgttttcaaatcaaaagaaatgagacTTGCCTTTCTGGCTGGTGCGGGACTTCAG GCACTTCAGCAGTTCACTGGCATCAATACAGTTATGTACTACAGCCCAACAATAGTCCAGATGGCTGGATTTACTTCTAATCAGCTAGCACTTCTTCTATCTCTCATTGTTGCTGCAATGAATGCAGCAGGAACTGTTCTAGGCATTTACCTTATTGATCATGTcggaagaaaaaaattggcCCTTTCAAGCTTATCAGGTGTAATCATATCGCTTCTCATCCTTTCCGGGGCCTTCTTTGCTCAGTCATCTGGTTCTTCAAGTGGACTTTTTGGATGGGCCGCAGTCCTGGGGTTAGCCCTTTACATTGCATTCTTCTCACCTGGAATGGGACCTGTGCCATGGACCGTCAACTCAGAGATATATCCTGAACAATACCGAGGGATGTGCGGGGGCATGTCTGCTACCGTGAATTGGGTTTCGAACTTGATTGTTGCCCAGACTTTCCTTTCAGTTGCTGAGGCTGCAGGAACTGCCAGTACATTCTTGATTCTTGCTGGCATAGCCGTGCTTGCTGTTGTTTTCGTTATCATGTTTGTGCCTGAGACCCAAGGATTGACATTTGTGGAAGTGGAGCAGATATGGAAGGAGAGGGCTTGGGGCAGCAGTTATAACATTGAGAGCCTTCTTGAGCAGGAAAACCAATCCTAA
- the LOC18597422 gene encoding inositol transporter 1 isoform X1, which translates to MTLESLPGSSGYLDLHPERRMSYFGNPYILGLTVVAGIGGLLFGYDTGVISGALLYIKDDFEVVNHSSFLQETIVSMALVGAMIGAASGGWINDAYGRKKATLLADVVFTAGAIVMAVAPDPYILIMGRFLVGLGVGTASVTAPVYIAEASPSEIRGGLVSTNVLMITGGQFLSYLVNLAFTQVQGTWRWMLGVSAVPAVIQFALMLCLPESPRWLFMKNDEAQAITVLSKIYDLARLEDEIDHLSASLEEERQKKNTVKYMDVFKSKEMRLAFLAGAGLQALQQFTGINTVMYYSPTIVQMAGFTSNQLALLLSLIVAAMNAAGTVLGIYLIDHVGRKKLALSSLSGVIISLLILSGAFFAQSSGSSSGLFGWAAVLGLALYIAFFSPGMGPVPWTVNSEIYPEQYRGMCGGMSATVNWVSNLIVAQTFLSVAEAAGTASTFLILAGIAVLAVVFVIMFVPETQGLTFVEVEQIWKERAWGSSYNIESLLEQENQS; encoded by the exons ATGACGCTTGAGTCGTTGCCTGGAAGTTCCGGATATCTGGATTTGCATCCAGAGAGGAGAATGTCATATTTCGGAAATCCTTACATTCTAGGATTGACTGTCGTTGCTGGGATTGGTGGCTTGCTCTTTGGCTATGACACAG GTGTGATATCAGGGGCCCTCCTGTATATTAAGGATGACTTTGAAGTGGTCAATCACAGTAGTTTCCTACAG GAAACAATTGTCAGCATGGCCTTGGTTGGGGCAATGATTGGAGCTGCATCAGGGGGCTGGATTAATGATGCTTATGGACGCAAGAAAGCTACTCTTCTTGCTGATGTGGTATTTACAGCTGGAGCTATTGTCATGGCTGTTGCACCTGATCCATATATCCTGATAATGGGGCGATTTTTGGTTGGCCTAGGTGTTGGTACAGCATCTGTTACTGCTCCTGTTTACATTGCTGAAGCTTCTCCTTCAGAAATAAGGGGTGGACTAGTGAGCACAAATGTGCTTATGATAACTGGTGGACAGTTTCTTTCCTACCTTGTAAATCTTGCTTTTACACAG GTTCAAGGAACGTGGAGGTGGATGCTCGGTGTTTCTGCCGTGCCAGCAGTCATTCAGTTCGCCCTTATGCTTTGTTTGCCCGAATCTCCTAGATGGCTTTTTATGAAG AATGATGAAGCTCAAGCTATAACTGTGCTTTCTAAAATATATGACCTAGCACGGTTAGAGGATGAAATTGATCACCTATCTGCTTCTTTAGAGGAAGAACGCCAGAAAAAGAATACTGTTAAGTACATggatgttttcaaatcaaaagaaatgagacTTGCCTTTCTGGCTGGTGCGGGACTTCAG GCACTTCAGCAGTTCACTGGCATCAATACAGTTATGTACTACAGCCCAACAATAGTCCAGATGGCTGGATTTACTTCTAATCAGCTAGCACTTCTTCTATCTCTCATTGTTGCTGCAATGAATGCAGCAGGAACTGTTCTAGGCATTTACCTTATTGATCATGTcggaagaaaaaaattggcCCTTTCAAGCTTATCAGGTGTAATCATATCGCTTCTCATCCTTTCCGGGGCCTTCTTTGCTCAGTCATCTGGTTCTTCAAGTGGACTTTTTGGATGGGCCGCAGTCCTGGGGTTAGCCCTTTACATTGCATTCTTCTCACCTGGAATGGGACCTGTGCCATGGACCGTCAACTCAGAGATATATCCTGAACAATACCGAGGGATGTGCGGGGGCATGTCTGCTACCGTGAATTGGGTTTCGAACTTGATTGTTGCCCAGACTTTCCTTTCAGTTGCTGAGGCTGCAGGAACTGCCAGTACATTCTTGATTCTTGCTGGCATAGCCGTGCTTGCTGTTGTTTTCGTTATCATGTTTGTGCCTGAGACCCAAGGATTGACATTTGTGGAAGTGGAGCAGATATGGAAGGAGAGGGCTTGGGGCAGCAGTTATAACATTGAGAGCCTTCTTGAGCAGGAAAACCAATCCTAA